From Virgibacillus ihumii, the proteins below share one genomic window:
- a CDS encoding SDR family NAD(P)-dependent oxidoreductase, producing the protein MQNRIAGKKIIITGASSGIGERIAWQIAENGGIPIMVARSINKLKNQQMQIKKVCQVDSYAYQADLLNQKELVNVINQIISDHTQIHGLINNAGAAVFDYVRNMLWSDVEQMFQLNVFALMQGTKCLLPHFMQHNEGHIINVASQAGKIATPKAAVYAATKHAVLGFTNSLRLETTEYNIRVTSVNLGPVNTNFFAGADPTGDYQKNIERYMLNPDKVAVKVVKALFTDKREINLPGWMELGSKLYHLFPRALERLLKKQFDKK; encoded by the coding sequence ATGCAAAATAGAATTGCTGGTAAAAAGATTATCATAACTGGTGCGTCAAGCGGTATTGGTGAACGAATAGCCTGGCAAATTGCTGAAAATGGCGGGATTCCGATTATGGTTGCCCGTTCTATCAATAAACTCAAAAATCAGCAGATGCAAATTAAGAAGGTCTGTCAGGTAGACAGTTATGCTTATCAAGCCGATTTGCTGAATCAAAAGGAACTCGTTAACGTAATCAATCAAATTATTTCAGACCATACACAAATTCACGGGCTGATTAATAATGCCGGTGCAGCTGTGTTTGACTATGTCCGGAACATGCTGTGGTCCGATGTTGAACAGATGTTTCAATTGAACGTATTTGCACTTATGCAGGGGACAAAATGTTTGTTGCCGCATTTTATGCAGCATAATGAAGGACATATTATCAACGTTGCTTCACAGGCCGGTAAAATTGCTACTCCGAAAGCTGCTGTTTATGCTGCAACCAAACACGCTGTTCTCGGATTTACCAATTCACTCCGTCTGGAAACAACAGAATACAATATCCGTGTTACATCGGTTAATCTGGGGCCTGTAAACACCAACTTTTTTGCTGGTGCCGATCCAACCGGAGATTATCAGAAAAACATTGAGCGCTATATGCTTAATCCTGATAAAGTGGCGGTGAAAGTGGTAAAAGCACTTTTTACGGACAAGCGGGAAATTAATTTACCGGGCTGGATGGAACTAGGCAGTAAATTGTATCATTTGTTCCCACGGGCTTTGGAACGGCTTTTAAAAAAGCAATTTGATAAGAAGTAA
- a CDS encoding MBL fold metallo-hydrolase, with the protein MKVMDKTISQITVPTPFAVGDTHVYLLKGDTLSLVDAGVKTKEAWEALTVQLKELGYFPEDIEQIILTHHHPDHIGLIEEFPRVKNIAAHQNVDLWLSRNEAFFQHYEQFFADFFMKCGVPSKYRDVLKKLRTPLDFSGTGHVGIAIQEGDVLPGHEDWQVIDTKGHAQSHLSFLRESDGAFLGGDHLLHHISPNPLLEAPIDGDERPRPMLQYRDNLKKCQTLGISNVFPGHGEVFSDVASLVPYRLEKQKQRANKVLTLLKDHAQSVFEICRQIFTKQYEKQLDLTISETVGQLDYLEDEHLAGKFLQDGVYYYYAK; encoded by the coding sequence ATGAAAGTAATGGATAAAACAATCAGCCAGATAACCGTACCGACACCATTTGCAGTGGGGGATACCCATGTATACCTGCTCAAAGGGGACACACTCTCGCTGGTTGATGCAGGTGTTAAAACAAAGGAAGCCTGGGAAGCGTTAACGGTTCAATTAAAAGAACTTGGATACTTCCCGGAGGATATTGAACAAATTATTCTGACACACCACCACCCGGATCATATTGGGCTTATTGAAGAATTTCCACGGGTTAAGAATATAGCAGCACATCAAAACGTTGATTTATGGCTGTCCAGAAACGAAGCATTTTTTCAGCATTACGAGCAATTTTTTGCGGATTTCTTTATGAAGTGCGGGGTGCCGTCCAAGTATCGTGACGTATTAAAGAAACTTCGGACACCGCTGGATTTTTCAGGCACCGGCCACGTGGGTATTGCTATCCAAGAAGGGGATGTTCTGCCGGGTCATGAAGACTGGCAGGTTATTGACACAAAAGGCCACGCCCAAAGTCACTTATCGTTTCTCCGTGAGTCTGATGGGGCATTCTTAGGCGGTGATCATTTGCTCCATCATATTTCACCAAATCCGCTGCTTGAGGCACCAATTGATGGGGATGAACGCCCGAGACCGATGCTGCAATACCGGGACAATCTGAAGAAGTGTCAGACACTGGGAATCAGCAACGTGTTTCCCGGACACGGCGAAGTTTTCTCGGATGTTGCATCTTTAGTGCCGTATCGACTGGAAAAACAGAAGCAGCGTGCTAATAAGGTACTTACGCTCTTGAAGGATCATGCACAGTCTGTATTTGAAATTTGCCGGCAAATTTTTACGAAACAATATGAAAAACAATTGGATTTAACCATATCTGAAACAGTTGGCCAACTAGATTATCTGGAAGATGAGCATCTCGCGGGGAAATTTCTTCAGGATGGAGTCTATTACTACTATGCAAAATAG
- a CDS encoding M20/M25/M40 family metallo-hydrolase: MKHWQTKEQLTELLCSLVEHQSITGSNAEIALAEYMRHLLAQKKYFRDNPDYLKLHPLSDGRQLLTALVKNGSTSDTIILLSHFDVVGVEDYGSLENLAFYPRELTKEMKAIRGSLPEEVQRDLKTGDWLFGRGAMDMKAGVSLHFSMLERAIEGEFDGNILLLTVPDEEVNSMGMLTALPVLDQLKQEEQFTYTACLNGEPMFSKYPGDTNYYVYTGSIGKVLPGFYCYGKASHVGEPFAGINPNLMTGFLSQQLELNESFIEKIGDEVTPPPISLMQRDLKEEYSVQTPHAAIAMYNVLYLKQSFAEINKKLLAGAETAAREMEDYIRLKAGRFAEVADDFTMPDSRVNVMMYDELYAEAVQRHGVKEVERRENLLVSQRNSGDRDFSTLLVQELAAMCKDLAPMIILFYSPPFYPAVSSYDDAKIQDVMDYVKTYTNKQFNKNLTVAEFFTGLSDLSFIGPDTSQSKLQQLTTNMPLQNNGFDFPEDVMEQLTMPILNIGPLGKDPHQWTERLELTYSFDYLPDILTEAIHRLFAN, encoded by the coding sequence ATGAAACACTGGCAGACAAAAGAACAATTGACGGAATTATTGTGTTCTCTTGTTGAACACCAGAGTATAACGGGAAGCAATGCTGAAATTGCTTTGGCGGAATACATGCGGCATTTACTGGCACAGAAAAAATACTTTCGGGATAATCCGGATTATTTAAAACTGCATCCACTGTCAGATGGCAGACAACTCCTGACAGCCCTTGTGAAAAATGGAAGTACTTCCGATACAATTATTTTATTGAGCCATTTTGATGTAGTTGGGGTTGAGGATTATGGTTCACTTGAAAATCTTGCATTTTATCCACGTGAACTTACAAAAGAGATGAAGGCGATACGCGGCAGTCTTCCGGAAGAAGTCCAAAGAGATCTCAAAACCGGTGATTGGTTATTCGGCCGCGGCGCGATGGATATGAAAGCAGGGGTTTCCTTACACTTTTCCATGCTCGAGCGGGCTATTGAAGGCGAGTTTGATGGAAATATTCTGCTGCTTACTGTTCCGGATGAAGAGGTCAATTCAATGGGAATGCTGACGGCGCTTCCTGTTCTGGATCAGTTAAAGCAGGAAGAACAGTTTACATATACAGCATGTCTGAATGGTGAGCCGATGTTCAGTAAATATCCGGGGGATACGAATTACTATGTTTATACAGGCTCCATCGGCAAGGTGCTTCCAGGTTTCTACTGCTATGGAAAAGCATCACACGTAGGCGAGCCTTTTGCCGGAATCAACCCGAACCTGATGACGGGTTTTTTATCCCAGCAGCTGGAGTTAAATGAATCGTTTATCGAAAAAATTGGTGATGAAGTTACCCCTCCGCCTATCAGCCTGATGCAGCGTGATTTGAAGGAGGAGTATTCTGTTCAAACCCCACATGCTGCAATTGCGATGTATAATGTGTTATATCTGAAACAATCATTTGCGGAAATCAATAAAAAATTGTTGGCAGGTGCGGAGACTGCCGCCCGCGAAATGGAGGATTACATCCGGCTCAAGGCTGGTCGGTTTGCGGAAGTAGCTGACGATTTTACAATGCCTGATTCGCGGGTTAATGTTATGATGTACGATGAACTGTATGCGGAAGCTGTGCAACGTCATGGTGTAAAAGAAGTGGAGCGCCGAGAAAATCTGCTCGTCAGCCAGCGTAATTCCGGAGATCGTGATTTTTCCACATTATTGGTTCAGGAACTGGCCGCAATGTGCAAAGACCTTGCACCAATGATTATCTTATTCTACAGTCCGCCATTTTATCCTGCTGTGTCATCCTATGATGATGCGAAAATTCAGGATGTCATGGATTATGTTAAAACGTATACAAATAAACAATTTAACAAGAATCTGACGGTTGCTGAATTTTTTACCGGTCTGTCCGATTTGAGTTTTATCGGACCGGATACATCACAAAGTAAATTGCAGCAGCTGACTACCAATATGCCATTGCAGAATAATGGTTTTGATTTTCCAGAAGATGTTATGGAACAGCTTACGATGCCGATTTTGAATATCGGGCCATTGGGAAAGGATCCGCATCAATGGACAGAGCGGTTGGAACTGACGTACAGTTTTGATTATTTGCCTGATATTTTAACTGAAGCAATCCACAGGCTATTTGCAAACTAA
- a CDS encoding glycerophosphodiester phosphodiesterase, which produces MSTTIIAHRGASRSAPENTMSAFELAYQSGAEGIETDVQLTKDNVPVIMHDERLKRTTNGTGYIKDYTLSQLQQLDAGTWFSTKFSGETIISLHELLQWLRNKQLYLNIELKNNKIDYKNLENIVVDMISQFQLQNRTTISTFNPKSVRRLSTIANQIDIAFLTSKRRKRLVENAKLLGASAVHIKYPLLSNRLIQQCKQENIPVRVYTVNSTNRMQRCFDYGSDGIFTDIPEQALQCREQFNNQST; this is translated from the coding sequence TTGTCAACTACCATCATAGCCCATCGAGGCGCCAGCAGGTCAGCTCCTGAGAATACCATGTCCGCCTTTGAACTCGCATACCAGTCAGGTGCAGAAGGAATTGAAACAGACGTGCAGCTGACAAAGGATAATGTCCCTGTAATAATGCACGATGAACGTCTGAAACGGACAACAAACGGTACCGGTTACATAAAAGACTATACTTTATCTCAGCTGCAGCAGCTTGACGCCGGCACCTGGTTTTCAACAAAATTTTCGGGTGAAACGATAATTTCACTTCATGAACTGCTTCAATGGCTGCGCAATAAGCAATTATATTTAAACATTGAGCTGAAAAATAATAAAATAGACTATAAGAATCTGGAAAACATCGTTGTTGATATGATATCACAATTCCAACTGCAAAACCGCACCACTATTTCAACATTTAACCCAAAAAGTGTGAGAAGGTTAAGCACAATAGCAAACCAGATTGATATTGCGTTCTTAACATCAAAACGCAGGAAAAGGTTGGTTGAAAATGCCAAGTTGTTGGGCGCAAGCGCAGTACATATAAAATACCCTCTGCTCAGTAATCGTCTGATCCAGCAATGTAAACAGGAAAACATACCGGTTCGCGTTTATACCGTGAACAGCACAAACCGCATGCAACGCTGTTTCGACTATGGAAGTGATGGCATCTTTACCGATATACCCGAACAGGCCTTGCAGTGCCGTGAACAATTTAACAATCAATCGACATAG
- the rnz gene encoding ribonuclease Z, translating into MELIFLGTGSGIPSKNRNVSALALTLLQEENSIWLFDCGEATQHQIMHTSIKPRKINKIFITHLHGDHIFGLPGFLSSRSFQGGDDELTIYGPPGIKQYVETSLKVSGTHLTYPLSVVEFTEGKVVENNNFTVRTKKLEHGIASYGFRIVEKDKPGSLLVEKLQDQGIMPGPIYQLIKENDVVTTNDGKIIHRDRFLGPAKKGRIITIMGDTRNSDRFREFAVDSDILVHEATFDHSKADLARQYFHSTTVEAATLARDSQTKKLLLTHISSRYQKDESQKLLHEARTVFSNTELAHDFCRVKVDSK; encoded by the coding sequence ATGGAACTGATTTTTCTTGGTACCGGTTCAGGAATCCCTTCCAAAAACCGGAATGTTTCAGCACTCGCATTAACCCTATTGCAAGAAGAGAACAGCATCTGGCTGTTCGATTGCGGGGAAGCAACGCAGCACCAGATTATGCACACTTCCATTAAACCGAGGAAGATTAATAAAATTTTTATCACCCATTTGCACGGTGATCACATTTTTGGCCTGCCTGGATTTCTTAGCAGCAGATCCTTCCAGGGAGGTGATGATGAATTAACCATTTACGGTCCGCCTGGCATAAAACAATATGTGGAAACCAGTCTGAAAGTGAGTGGAACACATCTTACCTATCCCCTTTCTGTTGTTGAATTTACAGAAGGCAAGGTAGTTGAAAATAACAATTTTACTGTCCGTACAAAAAAACTGGAACACGGCATTGCCAGCTACGGGTTTCGCATCGTTGAAAAAGATAAACCGGGTTCTCTTTTAGTTGAAAAATTACAAGACCAAGGAATTATGCCTGGTCCAATTTATCAGCTAATAAAGGAAAATGATGTGGTTACTACAAATGATGGAAAGATAATTCATCGTGATCGCTTTCTTGGGCCGGCAAAGAAAGGGCGTATTATTACCATAATGGGGGATACGAGAAATTCCGATAGGTTCCGGGAGTTTGCGGTTGATTCGGATATACTCGTACACGAAGCGACATTTGACCATTCCAAAGCAGATCTTGCCCGTCAATATTTTCACTCAACCACTGTAGAGGCTGCTACGCTTGCAAGAGACAGCCAAACAAAAAAGTTACTGTTGACGCATATATCATCCCGGTATCAAAAGGATGAATCGCAAAAATTGCTCCATGAAGCACGGACTGTTTTTTCAAACACAGAACTTGCGCACGATTTCTGCAGGGTAAAAGTAGATTCCAAATAG
- a CDS encoding DUF2200 domain-containing protein yields MTKHKIYTMSIASVYPHYVTKAEKKGRTKTEVDEIILWLTGYSQEELEAQLEKQTDFETFFAEAPQLNSSRTLIKGVICGVRVEDIEEPTMQEIRYLDKLIDELAKGKTMEKILRK; encoded by the coding sequence ATGACCAAACATAAAATTTATACAATGAGTATCGCAAGTGTCTATCCTCACTATGTCACGAAAGCGGAGAAAAAAGGGCGTACAAAAACAGAAGTCGATGAAATTATCCTATGGTTGACAGGGTATAGCCAGGAAGAGTTAGAGGCGCAGCTGGAAAAACAGACAGACTTTGAGACTTTCTTTGCGGAAGCTCCCCAACTGAATTCATCACGAACGCTGATTAAAGGTGTGATTTGCGGTGTTCGAGTGGAAGACATCGAGGAGCCAACTATGCAGGAAATTCGCTATCTGGATAAGCTGATTGATGAGTTGGCAAAGGGAAAAACGATGGAGAAGATTTTGCGGAAATAA
- the putP gene encoding sodium/proline symporter PutP → MSGDVYQLLAIIIYMVGMLLIGWYAFKRTSNLSDYMLGGRSLGPAVTALSAGASDMSGWLLMGLPGAIYVSGLVEVWIAVGLTIGAYLNWVFVAPRLRAYTQVSDDSITIPSFLDNRLKENSRILRIVSGVIILVYFTFYVSSGMVAGGVFFESSFGLDYHTGLILCSAVVIAYTLFGGFLAVSYTDFVQGLIMFLALILVPAIGIFVTGGPAETFDSIRQVDPNMLSLFATATTAGVISSLAWGLGYFGQPHIIVRFMAIKSVKETKSARRIGIGWMILSLIGATFTALIGIAYFQQNPNASITDPEAVFIDLGQVIFHPFIAGIMLAAVLAAIMSTISSQLLVTSSALVEDIYKDLFNAKASEQRYVTLGRIAVLIVSIVAMIFAWQQNDTILGLVAFAWAGFGASFGPIILLSIYWRKITGIGALAGMAVGAITVFVWGNSELSGVLYEIVPGFVLNLIITVVVSLMTYKPNAEVNREFDETLQIIENEK, encoded by the coding sequence ATGTCAGGGGATGTTTATCAACTTTTAGCCATTATTATTTACATGGTTGGAATGTTATTAATTGGATGGTATGCATTTAAACGTACTAGTAACTTATCAGATTATATGCTTGGCGGCCGTTCACTCGGCCCGGCAGTTACCGCATTGAGTGCCGGCGCGTCTGATATGTCGGGGTGGCTCTTAATGGGACTTCCCGGTGCAATTTATGTTTCAGGTCTTGTTGAAGTTTGGATTGCAGTCGGGCTGACAATAGGTGCGTATTTAAACTGGGTTTTTGTCGCACCACGTCTTCGTGCCTATACTCAAGTTTCTGATGATTCAATTACAATACCGAGTTTTTTGGATAACAGACTGAAGGAAAATTCACGAATTTTGCGCATTGTATCCGGTGTCATTATTTTAGTATATTTCACATTCTATGTTTCTTCCGGAATGGTCGCGGGTGGAGTATTCTTTGAGAGCTCGTTTGGACTTGATTATCATACAGGACTGATCCTCTGTTCAGCAGTTGTTATCGCATATACACTTTTTGGAGGATTTCTCGCAGTTAGCTATACAGACTTTGTACAGGGTCTGATTATGTTTTTGGCATTGATTCTTGTACCGGCAATCGGTATTTTTGTGACAGGGGGTCCAGCCGAAACATTTGACTCTATCCGTCAGGTGGATCCAAATATGTTAAGTTTGTTTGCCACTGCGACAACTGCAGGAGTTATTTCCAGCTTGGCATGGGGGCTTGGTTATTTTGGCCAGCCGCATATCATCGTACGATTTATGGCAATTAAGTCTGTTAAAGAAACGAAATCCGCAAGACGTATAGGTATTGGCTGGATGATTCTCAGCCTTATCGGTGCAACATTTACTGCTTTAATCGGGATTGCTTACTTCCAGCAAAATCCGAACGCTTCCATAACAGACCCGGAAGCAGTCTTTATCGATCTTGGTCAGGTCATTTTCCATCCTTTTATTGCCGGAATTATGCTTGCGGCAGTATTGGCAGCGATAATGAGTACAATTTCTTCTCAATTGCTTGTTACGTCTTCAGCTCTTGTTGAGGATATTTATAAGGATTTATTTAATGCGAAGGCGTCGGAACAAAGATATGTAACACTGGGACGTATCGCTGTACTGATTGTCTCGATTGTGGCAATGATCTTTGCATGGCAGCAAAATGATACAATCCTTGGATTAGTAGCATTTGCATGGGCAGGATTTGGCGCATCATTCGGACCGATCATATTACTTTCCATCTATTGGAGAAAAATCACAGGTATTGGTGCACTGGCCGGTATGGCTGTAGGTGCAATTACTGTATTTGTCTGGGGTAATTCAGAGCTTTCAGGTGTATTGTATGAGATTGTTCCTGGTTTTGTATTAAACCTTATCATTACAGTGGTCGTCAGTTTAATGACTTATAAACCAAATGCCGAAGTAAATCGTGAATTTGATGAAACACTTCAAATCATAGAAAATGAAAAATAA
- a CDS encoding proline dehydrogenase family protein, which produces MANLTRDFFIGLSNNKLLNTNAKKWGFKLGAEKFVAGTNIESVTKVVKGLNQKGITATLDNLGEFVKDKSEANEAKNDIIRILERIHNENLDCHMSVKLTQLGLDIEQEFCVENMREILSKASEYNIFINIDMEKYVHYEKTLDILQMLSEQYQNVGTVIQSYLYRAEKDLEQLKDIRIRLVKGAYKESDVVAYQSKEDIDRNFMKMAKERLLGNTFTSIATHDHNIINELKKFVKENQISKENFEFQMLYGFRTEMHYGLAEEGYNFCTYIPFGNDWFGYFMRRLAERPQNINLVLQDTFYTEEKKLRKGPIIVGALVVSASVLLTACITRIK; this is translated from the coding sequence ATGGCCAATTTAACAAGAGATTTTTTCATTGGTTTATCAAATAATAAATTATTGAATACAAATGCAAAGAAATGGGGCTTCAAGCTGGGAGCGGAAAAGTTTGTTGCCGGCACGAATATTGAAAGCGTTACAAAAGTAGTCAAAGGGCTGAACCAAAAAGGTATCACCGCAACTCTAGATAATCTGGGTGAATTTGTAAAAGATAAATCTGAAGCCAATGAGGCAAAAAATGATATTATCCGGATTTTAGAGCGAATTCATAATGAAAATCTGGATTGTCACATGTCGGTGAAATTAACACAGCTGGGTCTGGATATTGAGCAGGAATTTTGTGTTGAAAACATGAGGGAGATTCTGTCCAAAGCATCAGAGTACAATATTTTCATTAATATTGACATGGAAAAGTATGTTCATTATGAAAAAACGTTGGATATTCTACAAATGCTTAGCGAACAATACCAAAATGTTGGTACAGTTATACAATCCTACCTTTATCGTGCAGAAAAAGATCTTGAACAACTGAAAGATATCAGAATCCGCCTGGTGAAGGGTGCATATAAAGAAAGTGATGTTGTAGCATACCAATCCAAAGAGGATATTGATCGCAATTTCATGAAAATGGCCAAGGAACGTCTGCTTGGGAATACATTCACTTCCATTGCTACACATGACCATAATATCATCAATGAATTAAAGAAATTTGTTAAAGAAAATCAGATCAGCAAAGAAAATTTTGAATTTCAAATGCTTTATGGATTCCGAACAGAGATGCATTATGGTCTGGCAGAGGAGGGTTATAATTTCTGTACGTATATCCCTTTTGGCAATGACTGGTTTGGTTACTTTATGCGCAGACTCGCAGAACGGCCACAAAATATTAACCTTGTATTGCAGGATACGTTCTATACAGAAGAAAAAAAATTAAGAAAAGGACCAATTATAGTTGGTGCGCTGGTTGTTTCAGCATCTGTCCTGTTAACTGCATGTATTACCAGAATAAAATGA
- the pruA gene encoding L-glutamate gamma-semialdehyde dehydrogenase has protein sequence MVLPFKHEPFTDFTVESNISEFKSALEKVQGELGQEYPLIINGEKIYTDDKLSSYNPADKSQLIGKVSKATKEHVDQAMDSALEAFKTWSSWTAAERADVLYKAAAIVRRRKHEFSAWLVYDAGKPWNQADGDTAEGIDFMEYYARQMVELEKGKEINDRANEQNTYFYQAMGPGVTIPPWNFAFAIVAGTTVGPIVAGNPVLLKPSENTPVIAYKLAEVLEEAGLPKGVLNFVPGDPAEIGDYLVDHKDTHFINFTGSRATGTRIMERAAKVQEGQTFLKRVVAEMGGKDTIIVDKDADLDLAADSIVNSAFGFSGQKCSACSRAVIHEDVYDEVLEKSIALTEKLIRVGNPADKNVYMGAVVNQKQFDKIKEYIEIGKNEGQLAFGGETDDAKGYFVHPTIFKDVDPEARIMQEEIFGPVVGFAKASNFDELLEIANNTEYGLTGAVISNNRSHLNKARYSFNVGNLYFNRGCTAAIVGYHPFGGFKMSGTDSKAGGPDYLQHFLEAKMVSETF, from the coding sequence TTGGTACTACCATTCAAACATGAACCATTTACAGATTTTACAGTTGAATCAAATATCAGTGAATTTAAGTCCGCTCTTGAAAAAGTTCAGGGTGAGTTAGGTCAGGAGTATCCATTGATAATAAATGGAGAAAAGATATATACAGATGATAAACTTTCATCTTATAATCCTGCTGATAAATCGCAATTGATAGGAAAAGTATCCAAAGCTACAAAAGAGCATGTGGATCAGGCGATGGATTCTGCGCTGGAAGCCTTTAAGACATGGAGCTCATGGACAGCAGCAGAACGTGCAGACGTTCTATATAAAGCTGCAGCTATTGTACGTCGCCGTAAGCACGAGTTTTCTGCATGGCTTGTATATGATGCTGGTAAACCGTGGAATCAGGCAGATGGTGATACTGCAGAAGGAATAGATTTCATGGAATATTATGCACGCCAGATGGTTGAGCTTGAAAAAGGAAAAGAGATAAATGACCGTGCAAATGAACAAAACACTTACTTTTACCAGGCGATGGGACCTGGCGTAACGATTCCGCCATGGAACTTTGCGTTTGCGATTGTCGCAGGAACGACTGTTGGACCAATTGTTGCGGGTAACCCTGTACTGTTGAAACCATCTGAAAATACACCGGTTATCGCTTACAAACTTGCAGAAGTACTGGAAGAAGCCGGACTGCCAAAAGGAGTACTCAACTTTGTACCCGGTGATCCTGCAGAAATCGGTGACTATTTAGTAGATCATAAAGATACACACTTCATCAATTTCACTGGTTCCCGTGCAACCGGAACTCGAATTATGGAACGTGCTGCAAAAGTGCAGGAAGGACAAACATTCCTTAAACGAGTAGTTGCTGAGATGGGCGGCAAGGATACAATTATAGTTGACAAAGATGCAGATCTTGACCTTGCAGCAGATTCCATCGTTAATTCTGCGTTTGGATTCTCAGGTCAAAAATGTTCCGCATGTTCAAGAGCAGTGATTCATGAAGATGTTTATGACGAAGTGCTTGAAAAATCAATCGCTTTGACGGAAAAATTGATTAGAGTCGGCAACCCAGCAGATAAAAATGTCTATATGGGTGCAGTTGTTAACCAAAAACAATTCGATAAAATTAAAGAATATATTGAAATCGGCAAAAATGAAGGACAGTTGGCTTTTGGCGGGGAAACAGATGATGCAAAAGGTTATTTTGTCCACCCGACGATTTTTAAAGATGTGGATCCTGAAGCAAGAATCATGCAGGAGGAAATTTTTGGGCCAGTAGTCGGATTTGCGAAAGCTTCCAACTTTGACGAACTGCTGGAAATCGCCAACAATACGGAATATGGTCTGACCGGCGCTGTCATTTCCAACAACCGTTCACATCTGAACAAAGCTAGGTATTCTTTTAATGTTGGTAATCTATACTTCAACCGTGGATGTACTGCTGCAATTGTTGGTTACCATCCATTTGGCGGATTCAAAATGTCCGGTACTGATTCGAAAGCCGGCGGACCGGATTATCTGCAGCATTTTCTTGAAGCCAAAATGGTTTCTGAAACGTTTTAA